A genomic stretch from Lysobacter ciconiae includes:
- the kdsB gene encoding 3-deoxy-manno-octulosonate cytidylyltransferase has protein sequence MRADNALDFVVAIPARHDATRLPGKPLRLIAGEPMVLHVARRALAAGAREVWVAADDLRIAEALEGAGVQVAMTSTAHASGTDRLAECARIAGWSEDTIVVNLQGDEPFAPAAGIRAVAALLASSGAEMATLAAPIDEVGTLLDPNAVKLVRASDGDALYFSRAPVPWPRQAFAADRTRMPEGGPWLRHIGIYAYRAGFLQRFAAMPPGRLEQIELLEQLRVLEAGHRIAVALTPEPFPPGVDTAEDLARAETLMRSVGWTR, from the coding sequence ATGAGAGCGGATAACGCTCTCGACTTCGTTGTCGCGATCCCGGCACGGCATGACGCGACCCGGCTGCCCGGCAAGCCGCTGCGCCTGATCGCGGGCGAGCCGATGGTGCTGCACGTCGCCCGGCGCGCGCTGGCGGCGGGAGCACGCGAAGTCTGGGTCGCGGCCGATGACCTGCGCATTGCCGAGGCGCTGGAGGGCGCCGGCGTGCAGGTGGCGATGACCTCCACCGCGCACGCCTCCGGCACCGACCGGCTTGCCGAGTGCGCGCGCATCGCCGGCTGGAGCGAGGACACCATCGTGGTGAACCTGCAGGGTGACGAGCCGTTCGCACCCGCGGCGGGGATTCGCGCGGTGGCTGCATTGCTTGCCAGCAGCGGCGCGGAAATGGCGACCCTGGCGGCGCCGATTGATGAGGTCGGTACCCTGCTGGACCCGAACGCGGTCAAGCTGGTGCGTGCCAGCGACGGCGACGCGCTCTACTTCAGCCGCGCGCCGGTGCCGTGGCCGCGCCAGGCCTTTGCCGCCGATCGCACGCGGATGCCTGAAGGCGGTCCGTGGCTGCGACACATCGGCATCTACGCGTACCGGGCCGGATTCCTGCAGCGTTTCGCGGCCATGCCACCGGGTCGCCTGGAGCAGATCGAGCTGCTGGAGCAGTTGCGCGTGCTCGAGGCCGGGCACCGCATCGCCGTGGCGCTGACGCCCGAGCCCTTCCCGCCCGGCGTGGATACGGCCGAGGACCTTGCCCGGGCCGAAACCCTGATGCGGTCCGTGGGTTGGACGCGCTAG
- the lpxK gene encoding tetraacyldisaccharide 4'-kinase: MSTGPARRREHQPAYWYSDLPVPLFARALAWLYGILTGLRRWFYRVGLLRRRHPGVPVLVVGNITAGGAGKTPLTIALANRLQQEGWTPGIASRGYGRTDAGSPVWVEASTAPTVGGDEPVLMARRTGVKLRADRDRAAAAAALAKAGCDIILCDDGLQHYRLKRDIEIEVVDGARRYGNGRLLPAGPLRELPPRGDACDFRVINVANAPASDVNGTGFGEWPMRLASHDAVPVLGGRPRPLAAFAGHRVHAVAGIGNPERFFAMLRALDIAVVPHAFADHHRYRAEDFQFGSPLPVLMTEKDAVKCAGFATDAFFSVPVSAELPEGFWVSLLDRIGQVGKA, encoded by the coding sequence ATGAGTACTGGTCCCGCGCGGCGGCGCGAGCATCAGCCGGCGTACTGGTACAGCGACCTGCCGGTGCCGCTGTTCGCGCGCGCCCTGGCGTGGCTGTACGGCATCCTGACCGGGCTCCGGCGCTGGTTCTATCGCGTCGGCCTGTTGCGGCGTCGCCATCCGGGTGTCCCCGTCCTGGTGGTGGGCAACATCACCGCCGGCGGCGCCGGCAAGACGCCGTTGACCATCGCGCTGGCGAACCGGCTGCAGCAGGAGGGCTGGACGCCGGGCATCGCCAGCCGCGGCTACGGCCGCACCGACGCGGGATCGCCGGTGTGGGTGGAGGCGAGCACCGCGCCGACCGTCGGAGGTGACGAGCCGGTGCTGATGGCGCGCCGCACCGGCGTCAAGCTGCGCGCCGACCGGGACCGGGCGGCAGCGGCGGCGGCGCTGGCAAAGGCCGGCTGCGACATCATCCTGTGCGACGACGGCCTGCAGCACTACCGGCTCAAACGCGACATCGAGATCGAGGTGGTCGATGGCGCACGCCGTTACGGCAACGGCCGCCTGCTTCCGGCCGGGCCGCTGCGCGAGCTGCCGCCGCGTGGCGATGCCTGTGACTTCCGGGTCATCAACGTCGCCAACGCGCCGGCCAGCGACGTCAACGGCACCGGGTTCGGCGAGTGGCCGATGCGGCTGGCCAGCCACGATGCCGTCCCCGTGTTGGGGGGCAGGCCGCGTCCGTTGGCCGCTTTTGCCGGCCACCGCGTGCACGCCGTCGCGGGGATCGGCAATCCCGAGCGTTTCTTCGCGATGCTGCGGGCGCTGGACATCGCGGTCGTGCCGCATGCCTTCGCCGACCACCATCGCTATCGCGCCGAGGACTTCCAGTTCGGCAGTCCGCTGCCGGTCCTGATGACCGAGAAGGACGCGGTCAAGTGCGCGGGCTTCGCGACCGACGCGTTCTTCAGCGTGCCGGTCAGCGCGGAGCTGCCGGAAGGGTTCTGGGTGTCGCTGCTGGACCGGATCGGGCAGGTGGGCAAGGCATGA
- the msbA gene encoding lipid A export permease/ATP-binding protein MsbA, whose amino-acid sequence MTEATSPWQIYRRLLTLSRPYRALLGVGLVGMVIEALAGGGFTWLMRPIINQTFIARDAAASLVLPLAIVGLFVARGIAGYLTDVSMARAGRSIARDLRVQVLGKYLRLPGQRFDAEPVPSMLVKLSSDSDQVAQAAIDAMKVMLQQSLQAIVMVGVMLWTSWQVTILILILAPPLGWVMDKVGRRYRRVSHRIQESGAQLLQSADQALANQQEVKVYGAQGVELERYTEQANHHLKLSMKVESTRSISSALVQLMGAVGLAMLLFFAGREAQAGRMDAGSFVVLMTSMMAIIPALKQLTNVQGMLQRGVASAQRLFDVIDADDEPDAGTQPLQRARGKIEFRDVSARYPGQASNALSDVSFTARPGTVTAIVGRSGSGKSTLIKLIPRFYEVESGQILIDDQPLDAYRLADLRRQIALVGQHVMLFDGTIAANVAYGELEQPPADRLEAAIRGANATEFVERLPGGVNSSIGAKGSSLSGGQRQRLAIARAMLKDAPILILDEATAALDTESERLVQDALERLMPDRTTLVIAHRLSTIEHADQVLVLDEGRIVERGTHHELLARDGLYAHLHRMQFREPQ is encoded by the coding sequence GTGACCGAAGCCACCTCGCCCTGGCAGATCTACCGCCGGTTGCTGACCCTGTCCAGGCCCTATCGCGCCCTGCTCGGGGTCGGCCTGGTGGGCATGGTGATCGAGGCGCTGGCCGGCGGCGGTTTCACCTGGCTGATGCGCCCGATCATCAACCAGACCTTTATTGCCAGGGACGCCGCGGCCAGTCTGGTGCTGCCGCTCGCCATCGTCGGCCTGTTCGTGGCCCGCGGCATTGCCGGCTACCTGACCGACGTCAGCATGGCGCGGGCGGGCCGCAGCATCGCCCGCGACCTGCGCGTGCAGGTGCTCGGCAAATACCTGCGCTTGCCCGGCCAGCGCTTCGATGCCGAGCCCGTCCCCTCGATGCTGGTCAAGCTCAGCTCCGACAGTGACCAGGTCGCGCAGGCCGCCATCGATGCAATGAAGGTCATGCTGCAGCAGTCCCTGCAGGCCATCGTGATGGTCGGGGTGATGCTGTGGACGAGCTGGCAGGTCACCATCCTGATCCTGATCCTCGCGCCGCCGCTGGGGTGGGTGATGGACAAGGTCGGCCGGCGCTATCGGCGGGTCAGCCACCGCATCCAGGAAAGCGGCGCGCAGCTGCTGCAGTCGGCCGACCAGGCGCTGGCGAACCAGCAGGAGGTCAAGGTCTACGGCGCGCAGGGCGTCGAGCTGGAGCGCTACACCGAACAGGCCAACCACCATCTGAAGCTGAGCATGAAGGTGGAGTCGACCCGCAGCATCTCCTCGGCGCTGGTGCAGCTGATGGGCGCGGTGGGCCTGGCGATGCTGCTGTTCTTTGCCGGCCGCGAGGCGCAGGCGGGCCGGATGGACGCGGGCAGCTTCGTGGTCCTGATGACCTCGATGATGGCCATCATCCCGGCGCTGAAGCAGCTCACCAACGTTCAGGGCATGCTCCAGCGCGGGGTGGCATCCGCGCAGCGCCTGTTTGACGTCATCGACGCCGACGACGAGCCCGACGCGGGCACCCAGCCCCTGCAGCGCGCCCGCGGCAAGATCGAATTCCGCGACGTGTCTGCGCGCTATCCCGGCCAGGCCAGCAATGCACTCAGCGATGTCAGTTTCACCGCCAGGCCGGGCACGGTCACGGCGATCGTCGGCCGCTCCGGGAGCGGCAAATCGACGCTGATCAAGCTGATCCCGCGCTTCTACGAGGTCGAGTCCGGCCAGATCCTGATCGATGACCAGCCGCTCGACGCCTACCGGCTGGCGGACCTGCGTCGGCAGATTGCGCTGGTCGGCCAGCACGTGATGCTGTTCGACGGCACCATCGCCGCCAACGTGGCCTACGGCGAGCTCGAGCAGCCGCCGGCGGACCGCCTGGAGGCGGCCATACGCGGTGCCAACGCGACCGAGTTCGTCGAGCGGCTGCCGGGCGGCGTCAACAGCTCGATCGGTGCCAAGGGCAGCAGCCTCTCGGGCGGCCAGCGGCAGCGCCTGGCGATTGCCAGGGCGATGTTGAAGGACGCGCCGATCCTGATCCTTGACGAGGCAACCGCGGCCCTGGATACCGAGTCGGAACGACTGGTGCAGGACGCTCTGGAGCGACTGATGCCCGACCGCACCACGCTGGTGATCGCCCACCGCCTGTCGACCATCGAACACGCCGACCAGGTGCTGGTGCTGGACGAGGGCCGGATCGTCGAGCGCGGCACCCACCACGAACTGCTGGCGCGCGACGGTCTGTACGCCCACCTGCACCGCATGCAGTTCCGGGAGCCGCAATGA
- a CDS encoding ExbD/TolR family protein produces the protein MRIRDHRADDEPEISLVPLIDVILVMIIFFVVTATFDARSVIQLELPRATGEQVEATQPLVVLVNADGRYFVDDREVLRNDVDSLKATISEVAGAERERPVMLRADARTPYQAVVTVYDALGQLGFRRIMTATATPEADAAAQDPIQ, from the coding sequence ATGCGCATCCGCGACCATCGGGCCGATGACGAGCCGGAGATCAGCCTTGTTCCGCTGATCGACGTGATCCTGGTGATGATCATCTTCTTCGTGGTCACCGCCACGTTCGACGCGCGCTCGGTCATCCAGCTGGAGCTGCCGCGCGCGACCGGCGAGCAGGTCGAGGCGACCCAGCCGCTGGTGGTGCTGGTCAATGCGGACGGGCGCTACTTCGTCGATGACCGCGAGGTGCTGCGCAACGACGTTGATTCGTTGAAAGCCACAATCTCGGAAGTCGCGGGCGCGGAGCGCGAGCGCCCGGTGATGCTGCGGGCCGATGCGCGCACGCCCTACCAGGCCGTGGTGACGGTGTATGACGCGCTGGGCCAGCTGGGCTTCCGCCGGATCATGACCGCCACGGCCACGCCGGAAGCGGATGCTGCCGCCCAGGATCCGATCCAGTGA
- a CDS encoding MotA/TolQ/ExbB proton channel family protein, protein MLELVKAGGWPMIPILMLSALAVALIVERAWTLRRAHVLPPGLGNEVRTWASGGALDPAHIESLRATSPLGELLAAALDVRERPREQIRERIEDVGRHLVHKMERYLNTLGSVASAGPLLGLFGTVVGMIQLFLGILDHGIGDVNQLAGGIGKALVCTAAGMVVAIPALMAHRWYRGRIAGYIVEMEHEAIQLLDTLENTRPAAPAVKAQLRTPALVD, encoded by the coding sequence GTGCTGGAACTGGTCAAGGCGGGTGGATGGCCGATGATTCCTATCCTGATGCTGTCGGCGCTGGCCGTGGCGCTGATCGTGGAGCGCGCCTGGACGCTGCGACGCGCGCATGTCCTGCCACCCGGTCTGGGCAACGAAGTCCGAACCTGGGCGAGTGGCGGAGCGCTCGACCCGGCCCACATCGAATCACTGCGCGCGACATCGCCACTAGGCGAATTGCTGGCCGCCGCGCTGGACGTGCGTGAGCGCCCGCGCGAGCAGATCCGCGAGCGCATCGAGGATGTCGGCCGCCATCTGGTGCACAAGATGGAGCGCTACCTCAACACGCTCGGCTCGGTGGCCTCCGCCGGCCCTCTGCTTGGTCTGTTCGGCACCGTGGTGGGCATGATCCAGCTGTTCCTGGGAATCCTTGATCACGGCATCGGCGACGTGAACCAGCTGGCCGGCGGCATCGGCAAGGCGCTGGTCTGCACGGCCGCCGGCATGGTGGTCGCCATTCCGGCACTGATGGCGCATCGCTGGTACCGCGGCCGCATCGCCGGTTACATCGTCGAGATGGAACACGAGGCGATCCAGTTGCTGGACACCCTGGAAAACACGCGCCCCGCCGCGCCGGCGGTGAAAGCGCAGCTGCGCACGCCCGCCCTGGTGGACTGA
- the lolD gene encoding lipoprotein-releasing ABC transporter ATP-binding protein LolD: MNEPVWQPGDDVVLGCTGLGMVYAEGKMRTPVFDGLGLEVRRGETVAIVGASGAGKSTLLHLLGGLDTPTAGDVYVDGHWMSALSDTARGQLRNRALGFVYQFHHLLPEFTALENVMLPVLLGGEKVATARDRARDLLESVGLGHRLEHKPGELSGGERQRAAVARALVNRPACVLGDEPTGNLDEKTAAHVFDQMLELNREHRTSLVLVTHDRRLASRLDRVLELHQGRLRELVASDM, translated from the coding sequence ATGAATGAGCCTGTCTGGCAGCCCGGCGATGACGTGGTCCTCGGATGTACCGGCCTGGGCATGGTCTATGCCGAAGGCAAGATGCGCACGCCGGTATTCGACGGCCTCGGGCTGGAGGTCCGCAGGGGCGAGACCGTCGCCATCGTCGGCGCGTCCGGGGCAGGCAAGAGCACCTTGCTGCACCTGCTTGGCGGGCTGGATACGCCGACCGCCGGCGACGTCTACGTCGACGGGCACTGGATGAGTGCGCTGTCGGATACGGCGCGCGGGCAACTACGCAACCGGGCACTGGGGTTCGTCTACCAGTTCCATCATCTGCTGCCGGAGTTCACCGCGCTGGAGAACGTGATGTTGCCGGTGCTGTTGGGTGGCGAGAAAGTGGCCACCGCGCGCGATCGTGCGCGCGACCTGCTGGAGTCGGTTGGGTTGGGGCACCGCCTTGAGCACAAGCCGGGTGAACTCTCCGGCGGTGAGCGTCAGCGTGCGGCGGTGGCGCGCGCGCTGGTCAACCGCCCGGCCTGCGTTCTGGGCGATGAGCCGACGGGCAACCTGGACGAGAAGACCGCCGCGCACGTGTTCGACCAGATGCTGGAACTCAACCGCGAGCACCGCACCAGCCTCGTCCTGGTGACCCACGACCGGCGTCTGGCCAGCCGGCTGGACCGGGTGCTGGAACTGCACCAGGGCCGCCTGCGCGAACTGGTGGCAAGCGACATGTAG
- a CDS encoding lipoprotein-releasing ABC transporter permease subunit: MFKPIPVAIGLRYLRAKRRNGFISFISLASILGIALGVAALITTLAVMSGFQQEIRDRMLQMAAHATVSAFGEPLDNWQQAVDLALTDPRVAGAAPYVEKEALLNGPRQQPAMVRGVVPADERTVSVLGDKMVSGTLESLAPGEFNIVLGRELAAWLGVGVGDKVVMTIAEFNSTPVGAMPRVKRFTVSGIFEVGYNEYDRSMAFTSMSDMQRLMRLQDGVTGVRLRLVDMNQAWDVARDLASKLGGLQVSDWTTDNANMFRALKMEKTLMAILLSLIIAMGAFNLVSSQVMLVTDKQADIAIMRTFGLSPKGVMQVFMVQGSLIGVIGTVLGVVGGIVLTLNLENILFAIERVFGVSLLPEDVYYITGLPTDLKPEDVLAITAVALVMAFLATIYPAWRAARTPPAEALRYE, from the coding sequence ATGTTCAAACCCATCCCAGTAGCCATCGGCCTGCGCTACCTGCGCGCCAAACGCCGCAATGGTTTCATCTCTTTTATTTCGCTGGCCTCCATCCTCGGCATCGCCCTGGGCGTGGCGGCCTTGATCACCACCCTGGCGGTGATGAGCGGCTTCCAGCAGGAAATTCGCGACCGCATGCTGCAGATGGCCGCGCACGCGACCGTCAGTGCCTTCGGCGAACCGCTGGACAACTGGCAGCAGGCGGTCGACCTCGCGCTGACCGATCCGCGGGTCGCCGGAGCGGCACCGTATGTGGAAAAAGAAGCCCTGCTCAACGGACCGCGCCAGCAACCGGCGATGGTCCGCGGCGTGGTCCCCGCGGACGAGCGCACCGTCTCGGTTCTGGGCGACAAGATGGTGTCGGGCACGCTGGAGTCGCTGGCGCCGGGTGAGTTCAATATCGTGCTGGGGCGTGAATTGGCTGCGTGGCTGGGAGTCGGCGTCGGCGACAAGGTGGTCATGACGATCGCCGAGTTCAACAGCACGCCGGTCGGTGCGATGCCGCGGGTCAAGCGGTTCACCGTCAGCGGCATCTTCGAGGTCGGGTACAACGAATACGACCGCAGCATGGCGTTCACCAGCATGTCCGACATGCAGCGCTTGATGCGCCTGCAGGACGGGGTGACCGGGGTGCGCCTGCGCCTGGTCGACATGAACCAGGCCTGGGATGTCGCCCGCGACCTGGCGTCCAAGCTGGGCGGCCTGCAGGTCAGCGACTGGACCACCGACAACGCCAACATGTTCCGCGCGCTGAAGATGGAGAAGACCCTGATGGCGATCCTGCTGTCGCTGATCATCGCGATGGGCGCATTCAACCTGGTCTCCTCCCAGGTGATGCTGGTCACCGACAAGCAGGCCGATATCGCGATCATGCGTACCTTCGGCCTGTCGCCCAAAGGAGTGATGCAGGTGTTCATGGTGCAGGGCAGCCTGATTGGCGTGATTGGCACCGTCCTGGGCGTGGTCGGCGGCATCGTGCTGACCCTGAACCTGGAGAACATCCTGTTTGCGATCGAGCGGGTGTTTGGCGTCAGCCTGCTGCCGGAGGATGTCTACTACATCACCGGGCTGCCGACCGACCTCAAGCCGGAGGATGTGCTCGCGATCACCGCGGTGGCGCTGGTGATGGCGTTCCTGGCCACGATCTATCCAGCCTGGCGTGCCGCGCGCACCCCTCCGGCAGAGGCGCTTCGCTATGAATGA
- a CDS encoding FAD assembly factor SdhE produces MQLSPEDEVELRRLRWKCRRGMRELDQLFGRYLDREWRQASVADRAVFLRLLGCEDDKLWHWFMGHEVAPDAELATLVSAIRQLPP; encoded by the coding sequence ATGCAACTGAGCCCGGAAGATGAGGTCGAGCTGCGTCGTCTGCGCTGGAAGTGCCGGCGCGGCATGCGCGAGCTGGACCAGCTGTTTGGGCGTTATCTGGACCGCGAATGGCGGCAGGCGTCCGTAGCCGATCGGGCGGTTTTCCTACGCCTGCTGGGCTGCGAGGACGATAAGCTCTGGCACTGGTTCATGGGTCACGAGGTCGCCCCGGATGCCGAACTCGCAACGCTCGTCAGCGCCATCCGCCAGCTGCCGCCTTGA
- a CDS encoding succinate dehydrogenase iron-sulfur subunit, translating to MADFNLPKNSTIQKGKHYETPGAKQPRTFRVYRWNPDDDQNPRVDTYEVDMASCGPMVLDALIKIKNEIDPTLTFRRSCREGICGSCAMNIDGTNTLACTKAIEDCSGGDVPIYPLPAMEVVKDLVPDLTHFYAQYASIKPWIRTASPAPSDRERLQSPADRKKLDGLYECILCACCTAGCPSHWWNGDRYLGPAVLLQAYRWISDSRDEDTGARLDDLEDPFKLYRCHTILNCTRTCPKGLNPARAIAEIKKLMVARRT from the coding sequence ATGGCCGATTTCAACCTTCCCAAAAACTCGACGATCCAGAAGGGCAAGCACTACGAGACGCCCGGGGCCAAGCAGCCGCGTACGTTCCGCGTCTACCGCTGGAATCCCGACGACGACCAGAACCCGCGCGTGGACACCTACGAGGTGGACATGGCGAGCTGCGGCCCGATGGTTCTGGACGCGCTGATCAAGATCAAGAACGAGATCGACCCGACGCTGACCTTCCGCCGCTCCTGCCGCGAGGGCATCTGCGGGTCGTGCGCAATGAACATCGACGGCACCAACACCCTGGCCTGCACCAAGGCGATCGAGGATTGCAGCGGTGGCGACGTGCCGATCTACCCGCTGCCGGCGATGGAAGTGGTCAAGGACCTGGTGCCGGACCTGACCCATTTCTACGCGCAGTACGCGTCGATCAAGCCCTGGATCCGCACCGCCAGCCCGGCACCCAGCGACCGCGAGCGCCTGCAGTCGCCGGCGGACCGCAAGAAGCTCGACGGCCTGTACGAGTGCATCCTGTGCGCCTGCTGCACCGCCGGTTGCCCCAGCCATTGGTGGAACGGCGACCGCTATCTCGGCCCGGCCGTCCTGCTCCAGGCGTATCGCTGGATTTCCGACAGCCGCGACGAGGACACCGGTGCGCGCCTGGATGACCTGGAAGATCCGTTCAAGCTGTACCGCTGCCACACCATCCTCAACTGCACGCGCACCTGCCCCAAGGGGCTGAACCCCGCGCGTGCGATTGCCGAGATCAAGAAGCTGATGGTGGCGCGCCGGACCTGA
- the sdhA gene encoding succinate dehydrogenase flavoprotein subunit: MPAYKIQEHKFDMVVVGAGGAGLRATFGLAQKGLKTACITKVFPTRSHTVAAQGGVAAALGNMGEDDWRYHFYDTVKGSDWLGDQDAIEYMCREAIPAIIELEHQGVPFSRTPEGKIYQRPFGGMTTKYGEGPPAQRTCAAADRTGHAILHTLYQQSLAHHAEFFIEYFALDLIMDADGVCRGVLALDMAEGTLHLFRSQGTVLATGGYGRAYFSATSAHTCTGDGNGMALRAGLALQDMEFVQFHPTGIYGAGCLITEGVRGEGGILRNAAGERFMERYAPSAKDLASRDVVSRAMTMEIREGRGVGEHKDHMLLDLTHLGPEVIHDKLPGIAESARIFANVDVEKQPIPVIPTVHYNMGGVPTNYHGEVVQLKNGDPDAVVPGLYAIGEAACVSVHGANRLGSNSLLDLVVFGRAVANRCAETLTPGASHPDLPADACDASLAHLDKLRNANGSTPTAVIRDQMQRAMQADAAVFRTEETLAEGVSRIREIRASFEDVKVTDRSLIWNSDLVETFELSNLLGQALSTIVCAENRTESRGAHARDDYPERDDTNWHKHSLCWVDDAGNTKIDYRPVHMYTLTDDVAVVPPAKRVY; encoded by the coding sequence GTGCCGGCTTACAAGATCCAGGAACACAAATTCGACATGGTCGTGGTCGGTGCCGGTGGCGCCGGACTGCGCGCGACCTTCGGTCTGGCCCAGAAGGGCCTCAAGACCGCATGCATCACCAAGGTCTTCCCGACCCGCTCGCACACCGTGGCCGCCCAGGGTGGCGTCGCCGCGGCGCTGGGCAACATGGGCGAGGACGACTGGCGCTACCATTTCTACGACACCGTGAAGGGGTCCGACTGGCTGGGCGACCAGGACGCGATCGAGTACATGTGCCGCGAGGCCATCCCGGCGATCATCGAGCTGGAGCACCAGGGCGTGCCGTTCTCGCGCACCCCCGAGGGCAAGATCTACCAGCGCCCCTTCGGTGGCATGACCACCAAGTACGGCGAGGGCCCGCCGGCGCAGCGCACCTGCGCGGCCGCCGACCGCACCGGTCACGCGATCCTGCACACGCTGTACCAGCAGTCGCTGGCGCACCACGCCGAGTTCTTCATCGAGTACTTCGCGCTCGACCTGATCATGGATGCCGACGGCGTGTGCCGCGGGGTGCTCGCGCTGGACATGGCCGAGGGCACGCTGCACCTGTTCCGTTCGCAGGGCACGGTGCTGGCGACCGGCGGTTACGGGCGCGCGTACTTCTCGGCGACCTCCGCGCACACCTGTACCGGCGACGGCAACGGCATGGCGCTGCGGGCCGGACTGGCACTGCAGGACATGGAGTTCGTGCAGTTCCACCCGACCGGTATCTACGGCGCTGGCTGCCTGATCACCGAGGGCGTCCGCGGTGAAGGCGGCATCCTGCGCAACGCCGCCGGCGAGCGCTTCATGGAGCGCTACGCGCCATCGGCGAAGGACCTGGCGTCGCGTGACGTGGTCAGCCGCGCGATGACCATGGAAATCCGCGAAGGCCGCGGTGTCGGCGAGCACAAGGACCACATGCTGCTCGACCTGACCCACCTGGGCCCGGAAGTGATCCACGACAAGCTGCCCGGCATCGCCGAGTCGGCGCGCATCTTTGCCAACGTCGATGTGGAAAAGCAGCCGATCCCGGTCATCCCCACCGTGCACTACAACATGGGCGGCGTGCCGACCAACTACCACGGCGAAGTCGTGCAGCTGAAGAACGGTGATCCTGATGCCGTGGTTCCGGGCCTGTACGCGATCGGCGAGGCGGCCTGCGTATCCGTGCATGGCGCCAACCGGCTGGGTTCCAACTCGCTGCTCGACCTGGTGGTGTTCGGTCGCGCGGTGGCCAATCGCTGCGCCGAGACGCTCACCCCGGGCGCGAGCCATCCCGACCTTCCCGCCGATGCCTGCGATGCGTCGCTGGCGCACCTGGACAAGCTGCGCAACGCCAACGGCAGCACGCCGACCGCCGTCATCCGCGACCAGATGCAGCGCGCGATGCAGGCCGACGCAGCCGTGTTCCGCACCGAGGAAACCCTGGCCGAGGGCGTGAGCCGGATCCGCGAGATCCGCGCCTCCTTCGAGGACGTCAAGGTCACCGACCGCTCGCTGATCTGGAACTCCGACCTGGTTGAAACCTTCGAGCTGTCCAACCTGCTGGGCCAGGCGCTGTCGACGATCGTCTGCGCGGAGAACCGCACCGAATCCCGCGGCGCCCACGCTCGCGACGACTACCCCGAGCGCGATGACACGAACTGGCACAAGCACTCGCTGTGCTGGGTCGACGATGCGGGCAATACGAAGATCGACTACCGGCCGGTCCACATGTACACGCTGACTGACGACGTGGCCGTGGTCCCGCCTGCAAAGCGGGTCTACTGA
- the sdhD gene encoding succinate dehydrogenase, hydrophobic membrane anchor protein, whose protein sequence is MNSNNLQGDLRNPLKRARGLGSAKEGTGHFIVQRVTAIALVFLSLYVLYLLLSVVGGDYASVRATVAAPVNALLLIAFLIASFWHAKLGMQVVIEDYVHTAWLSVTAQMAVVFICVLAALASVFAVIRIAFGG, encoded by the coding sequence ATGAACAGCAACAACCTGCAGGGCGACCTGCGCAATCCGCTCAAGCGTGCTCGCGGGCTGGGTTCGGCGAAGGAAGGCACCGGGCACTTCATCGTCCAGCGCGTCACCGCGATCGCGCTGGTGTTCCTGTCTCTCTACGTGCTCTATCTGCTGCTGTCCGTGGTGGGTGGCGACTATGCCAGCGTCCGCGCGACGGTTGCCGCGCCGGTCAATGCCCTCCTGCTGATCGCGTTCCTGATTGCGTCCTTCTGGCACGCCAAGCTGGGCATGCAGGTCGTCATCGAGGATTACGTGCACACCGCCTGGTTGTCGGTCACGGCCCAGATGGCGGTCGTCTTCATCTGCGTACTCGCGGCACTTGCCAGCGTGTTCGCGGTCATTCGCATCGCGTTCGGGGGCTGA
- the sdhC gene encoding succinate dehydrogenase, cytochrome b556 subunit yields MASRQRPISPHIQVYRWQVQMVTSILHRATGIVLVAGSLLFVWGLWALAAGPSQWADFSRCARSIPGFLVLFGWSWAFAYHLANGIRHVLQDAGWGFRIPDFVRNSWTTIIVSLVITALVWLAAMQQWGAA; encoded by the coding sequence ATGGCCAGTCGCCAACGTCCCATATCCCCGCATATCCAGGTCTACCGCTGGCAGGTCCAGATGGTCACCTCGATCCTCCACCGTGCGACCGGCATCGTCCTGGTCGCCGGCAGCCTGCTGTTCGTGTGGGGCCTGTGGGCGCTCGCGGCGGGTCCTTCGCAGTGGGCCGATTTCAGCCGGTGCGCGCGCTCGATTCCCGGCTTCCTGGTGCTGTTCGGCTGGAGCTGGGCGTTCGCGTACCACCTCGCCAACGGCATCCGCCACGTGCTCCAGGATGCGGGCTGGGGTTTCCGCATTCCCGACTTCGTCCGCAACAGCTGGACCACCATCATCGTGAGCCTGGTGATCACTGCGCTGGTCTGGCTCGCGGCAATGCAGCAGTGGGGTGCCGCATGA
- a CDS encoding DUF1674 domain-containing protein has protein sequence MIGQTTSETDPAAPAEAPVDTIVNPPEQTSQIPEHGGRDGLNPTRYGDWEKNGRCIDF, from the coding sequence ATGATAGGCCAAACCACCTCCGAGACCGATCCTGCCGCGCCTGCCGAGGCACCCGTGGACACGATTGTGAACCCGCCGGAGCAGACCTCCCAGATTCCCGAGCACGGTGGCCGCGATGGCCTGAACCCGACCCGGTACGGCGATTGGGAGAAGAACGGCCGCTGCATCGATTTCTGA